ACCCGGCAGTCCACTCCCGGCTCCTGCGTCCGGGCGGACGTCGACGGGCTGGTGGTGGTGCTGGGTGCCGCGGTCGTCGTCGGGACGGCGCTGGCGCTGGGGTCCACGGGGGTGCTCGACGGCGCGGGCGTCGTCGTCGGCGCGGCGCTGGTGGTGGCCGGGGTGCTCTCGGGGGTGCTCTCCGGGGTGCTGCAGACCGGCAGCCGCTGCTCGAGCAGGTTCGCCAGGATCCGGTCGGCGTCCTCGCGGTCCCCGGCCTCGATCCCGTCGACGACCCGGCTGCGGGCGGCCTGGGTGAGGTCGGTCAGGGACAGCTCGGTGGGGGTGTCCAGCCGGTAGAGGTCCAGGCCCAGCAGCGAGGCGTTGACCCCGCGGTAGACCGCGACGTCGCCCTCGTCGACCGACCGGACGAACCAGTGGCTCATCACGAACAGGTAGGCACCGACCGAGGCCGCGGCCAGCACCAGCACGGTGCCCAGGGCGATGAGCGCGGTGCGCAGCGGCCGGCGTCGCTGCACCGGGGCCGAGGTGGTGGCGGTGGCCGTGGGGGTCGCCGGTCGGGGGTCGGCCAGCGCGGCCCGCCCGGCGGCCGAGCGGGGGTCGACCTCGCGCTGGCCGCGGTTGTCCCCGGCGGCGCCGTCGACGACGGGGTCCATCCGGGAGCTGCCGTCGTCGTCGACGACGTCGGCCACGATCACGGTGATGTTGTCCGGACCACCGCTGCGCAGCGCCAGCTCGATCAGGCGGTCGGCGGTGGCCTGCGGGTCGGGGTCGTGCAGCGCGTCGGCCATGGTCTCGTGGCTGACCACGCCGGACAGGCCGTCGGAGCAGATGAGGTAGCGGTCGCCGGCGCGGGCCTCGCGCATGGAGAGGTCGGGTTCGACGTCCTGCCCGTTGAGGGCCCGCAGCAGCAGCGAGCGCTGCGGGTGGCTGTTGGCCTCGTCGGCGGTGATCCGGCCGTCGTCGATCAGGGTCTGCACGAACGTGTCGTCGTGGGTGATCTGGTTCAGCTGGCCGTCGCGCACCAGGTAGGCGCGGGAGTCACCGACGTGGCACAGCGCGAGCCGGCCGCCGGCGAAGAGCACCGCGGTGAGCGTGGTGCCCATGCCCTCCAGCTGGGGGGACTCCCGGATGACCTCGCGCAGGTGCTCGCTGCCGTCGAAGACCGCCCCGCGCAGCAGCTGCAGCATGTCCCCGGAGGGGGCGTCGTCGTCCAGGTGCTCCAGCGCCGCGATGACGACCTTGCTGGCGACGTCGCCGGCCGCGTGCCCGCCCATCCCGTCGGCGACGGCCAGCAGCCGGGGCCCGGCGTACACCGAGTCCTGGTTGCTGCCGCGGATCAGCCCGCGGTCCGACCGCGCCGCGTAGCGCAGCACGAGGGTCATGAACGGAGCTCCAGCACGGTCTGTCCGATCCGGATCGGTTGTCCCGGGGCCACCAGCAGCGGACCCTGCACGCGCTGCTGGTCCAGGTAGGTGCCGTTGGTGGAGCCGAGGTCCTCGACGTACCACTGGCCGCCGCGGTTGGTCAGCCGCGCGTGCCGGGAGCTGGCGAAGTCGTCGGTGAGGACCAGGGTGGAGTCGTCGGCACGGCCGATCAGGATGGCCTGCTCACCCAGGGTGATCTTGGTGCCGGAGAGCGGGCCGGCGGTCACGAAGAGCGTCTTGAGCGCGCGCGGGCCACCACGCTTCTTGCCGGCCTGCGCCCGCGGGGGGACCGAGGCGACCCGGCCGGTGCGCCCGCCGAACAGGTCGGCACGCACGACCCGGAAGGCGGCGAAGACGAAGAGCCAGAGCAGCAGCAGGAACCCGAACCGGAAGGCCTGCAGCACGATCTCCGCGGTCATGCGCCGTCCTGCCGGTAGACCAGCACCGAGTGCCCGATCCGGATGACGTCGCCGTCGGCCAGCGGCTGGCGGCCGACCCGGCGGCCGTTGACCAGGGTGCCGTTGGTCGAACCGAGGTCCTGGACGGCGGCGACCGGGCCCTCGAGGACGACGTCGACGTGCTTGCGGCTGACCCCGGTGTCGGGCAGCCGGACGTCGGCCTCCGTGCCGCGGCCGATCACGTTGCTGCCCGGGGTGAGCACGTGCCGGGTGCCCGGGCCGTCGACGACCAGGACGTGGGTGACGCCGGGGCGCTGGCCCGAGCGGCCGATCACCGAGGGCGCCGCGCCGGTGTCGGGGGTGCGGCCGCGCAGCGGCGGGAGCGGGGGCAACGGCGGCCGGCCGGGCACCGGGGGCGCGCCGGGGGCCGCGGCGGGTGCGGGGGCGCCGTGGCCGGGCACCGGGCCGCCCCAGTCGTCGGAGAGCCCCGCGGAGACCGCCGAGGCGCGGGCCTGCGACCGGGCCGGGCGGGACGGGTCGGCCACGCTGGAGGCGACCTCGAAGACCCCGGTGTGCAGCTCCTCGTCGAGCTCCAGGGAGACCTGGATGTCGCCGAAGGTCTGGAAGCCCTCGTCGGCCACGTGCTCGGCGACCATGTCGGCGAGCTCGGCGGCCAGCTGCTCGGACCACTCGGAGAGGTTGTCGTAGTCGGTGCGGCCCAGCCGGACGGCGTAGACGTTGGGCACCAGGACCCGGCCCTCGCCCATCACCTTGCGCTGCTCGGTGGCCTCGCGCTGGAGGGCCTTGGCGATCTCGGCGGGGTGGACCTTGCCCTTGAAGACCCGGGCGAAGGCCAGCCCGACCATGCCCTCGAGACGTCGCTCGAAGCGCTGCAGCACGCCCACAGTCGCTCCCTACGCTCGGTTGACCTCCCACTGACTGGTGGCCGATCGTAACCGGGGACGGTGGCCGAGTCCGGTCGGTGAGCCTGCGACTCCCCGGTGTTCTCGGTGGACCCGGCAGGTCCCGAACCCACCCGGCGGAGCACGGCGGAGCCCCGTGTAGTGTCCTCCCTCGCCAGGGCAAGTGGCGGAATGGCAGACGCGCACGGTTCAGGTCCGTGTGTCCGAGAGGACGTGGGGGTTCAACTCCCCCCTTGCCCACCAGCACGAGAGCCCCCACCCGGGTCGGGTGGGGGCTCTCGTCGTCTTCGGGGGTCAGGCCGTGCGGCGCCGGGTGGTGACCGTGCGGGCCAGCAGGGCCACGCCCCACGGGCCAACCACCCACACCGGCCAGGGGTACAGCCAGTCGCCGGTGCCCAGCACGCTCATCAGCCAGATCCCCCAGACCAGCGCGGCGACGAATGCCCAGTGCCGCCACACGGCGCCCAGGTCCTCGGCGTCCTCGGTGGTGCCGTCCGCGGCCGACGGGGCCAGGGCTGCGGGGAGGTCGGCGGTCAGCGCGGCCAGCTCGCCGTGGGTGCGGGCGGCGTAGGCGGCGGTCAGCCGCTCGTCGTACTCCTCGACCTGCAGCCGGCCCTCGTGCAGGGCGGTCCCGAGGACCTCGGCGACCGACGCGCGGTCGGCGTCGGCGGCACGCAGCTGGGGTTCGGACACGGTGACCTCCCTGGTGGGCATGGTCACGAGTCTTCGCCGCGCACCCCCTCCGGCACCACTGACGTCTGTCACCGATGTGCCCTGCCCGCCGTCACCGGGTAGCGACCCCCCATGACCGATCGCGACACCGCCGCCCGGGTGCTCGAGCTGCACGGCACCGGCTACGCCGAGGAGGCCGGCATCCGGCTGGCCGACACCCCCGCCCCGCTGTTCCAGCTCCTGGTGCTCGCCGAGCTGCTGTCGGCCCGGATCTCCGCCGACATCGCCGTCGCCGCGACCCGGGAGCTGCTGGCCGCGGGGGAGACGACCCCGGCGCACACCCTGGAGGCGAGCTGGCAGGACCGGGTCGACGCGCTGGGCCGGGGCCACTACCGCCGCTACGACGAGCGCACCGCCCGCCAGCTCGGCGAGCTCGCCGGGCAGGTGCAGGAGCGGTGGCACGGCGACCTGCGCGGGCTCGCGGCCGAGGCCGACGGGGACGTCGACGCCGCGGCCGCCCTGCTCCAGGACTTCCCCGGCATCGGCCCGACCGGCGCCTCGGTGTTCCTGCGCGAGGTGCAGCAGGTGTGGCCGTGGGTGCGCCCGTACCTCGACGAGCGCGCCACCCGCGGTGCCGAGCGGGTCGGGCTGCCGACCGAGGCAGCCGCGCTGGCCGGTCTGGTGGACGGCGACGAGCTGGCCCGGTTCGCCGCCGCCCTCGTCCGGGTCTCCCTGCTGCCGGCTGCCGAGGACCCGCTGGCGTGAGCGTTCGCCGCGCGGGTCGGCCCGTGGTGAGCTGACCGCAGGCCACACCACCCCTGGGAGTCCGACCGTGCCGCTCGACCCGCACTTCCCCCCGTTCCTCGAGCGTCTGGTCGAGGGCGGCTGGACGCCCCTGGTGACCGGGGACGCCGTCGCCGACCGGGACCGCTACCGGCGGCTCTCGCTGGTCCGCCGTGGCGACGGGTACCGGCCCGAGCCGGTCGCCGACGTCGAGGACCGCACGATCACCGGCCCCGGAGGCGACCTGGCGCTGCGGGTCTACCGCTCGGGGCTGGGCCGGGTGCAGGGCGGCGCGGCGCGGCCGGTCGTCGTCTGGCTGCACGGGGGTGGCTGGGCGGTCGGCGACCTCGACACCCACGACCCGGTCTGCCGGGCGGTGGCCAACCGGCTGGGCGCCACCGTCGTCGCGGTGGACTACCGGCTGGCCCCCGAGCACCCGCACCCCGCGCCGCTGGACGACTGCTACGCCGCCGTCGAGTGGGCCGCCCGCCGCTGGCCGACCGCGCCGCTGGTGGTGGGCGGCGACAGCGCCGGGGGCGGGCTGGCCGCCGGGGTCGCCATCCGGGCCCGGGACGCCGGCGGCCCGGTGCTGGCCGCCCAGCTGCTCGCCTACCCCGGCCTGGACCCCGCCCAGTCGATGCCCTCGGTGGAGGAGAACGGCAGCGGGCTCTTCCTCGAGCGCGGGGACATGCGCACCTTCTACGACTGGTACGTCCCCGGTGACCTGGCCACCGACCCGCTCGTGTCCCCGCTGGGCAGCGACCTGACCGGGCTGCCGCCGGCCGTCGTCGCCACCGCCGAGTTCGACCCGCTGCGCGACGAGGGCGACACCTACGCCGTCGAGCTCGCCGCCGCCGGCGTCCCCGTCATCCACCTGCCCGGCCCCGGCCTGGTGCACGGCTACTTCGGGCTCACCGAGGTCGCCCCGGCCGCCGCGGTGCGCCGGGCGGAGGTGCTCGACGTCGTGGCCGACCTGCTGGGGACGCCGGGGGCCACCCCGGACGCCGAGCCGTGGCCGACCACCGAACCCCTCGGCGCCTGGCTGGAGCGCGGGGACGCCCGGGTCGCGGTCGACCTGCGCGGTGGCGGGCTGCGCCGGCTCGCCGTCGGCGACTGGGACGTCCTGGACGGCTACCCCACCGGCGTCGTCCCGAAGGGCCGGCGTGGCGGGCTGCTGCTGCCCTGGCCGAACCGGCTGCGCGACGGGCGCTGGAGCTGGGAGGGCGCCGACCTGCAGCTGGACACCGCCGGGCCGGGCGGGCACGCCATGCACGGCCTGTTGTCCTGGCAGCCCTTCGACGTGCTGTCCCGCACCCAGGACACCGTCACCGTCGGCACCGTGCTGGAGCCGCGCTCGGGCTACCCGTTCCGGCTGGCCGTCGCGCTGGACTACCGGCTGGACCCCGACCGGCTGTCGGTCACCGTCCGGGTGCGCAACGTGGGCACGCACGACGCCCCGTTCGGGGTCGGCATGCACCCCTACCTGCACGTGGGGGCCGAGGCCGACGGGGACATCGGGCTGGGCGTGCTCGACGTCCCCGCCCGCACGTCCCTGGACGTCGACGGCGGCCTGCCGACCGGGGGCCGCAGCCCGTTCGACGGCGCGGTCGGCCGGATCGCCGACACCGAGCTGGACACCCCGCTGACCGACCTGGTGCGCGACGCCGACGGGTGGGCGCGGGTGCGGCTGTCTGGTCCGGCCGGGGCCCTGGAGCTCGCGGTGGACCAGCAGTGGCCGTGGCTGCAGGTGTACAGCGGCGACACCCTGCCCGAGGGGCAGCGCCGGCGCAGCCTGGCCGTGGAGCCGATGACCTGCCCGCCGAACGCGCTGGCCGACGACGCCGACCTCGTGGTGCTCCCCGCCGGGCAGTCGTGGGCGGGCACCTGGACGCTGACCTGGCGGCCCGCGTGAGGGTGCTCGAGATCTGGCGCTACCCGGTCAAGTCGCTGCAGGGCGAGCGGCTGACCCAGGCGGAGGTCGGGGTGGAGGGCATCGCCGGCGACCGTGGCTGGGCGCTGTTCGACAGCGCGACCGGCTTCGGGCTCACCGCCCGGCGGGTGCCGGACCTGCTGTTCGCCTCCGCCCGGCTGGTGGGGGACCGCC
This sequence is a window from Geodermatophilaceae bacterium NBWT11. Protein-coding genes within it:
- a CDS encoding endonuclease; protein product: MTDRDTAARVLELHGTGYAEEAGIRLADTPAPLFQLLVLAELLSARISADIAVAATRELLAAGETTPAHTLEASWQDRVDALGRGHYRRYDERTARQLGELAGQVQERWHGDLRGLAAEADGDVDAAAALLQDFPGIGPTGASVFLREVQQVWPWVRPYLDERATRGAERVGLPTEAAALAGLVDGDELARFAAALVRVSLLPAAEDPLA
- a CDS encoding FHA domain-containing protein yields the protein MTAEIVLQAFRFGFLLLLWLFVFAAFRVVRADLFGGRTGRVASVPPRAQAGKKRGGPRALKTLFVTAGPLSGTKITLGEQAILIGRADDSTLVLTDDFASSRHARLTNRGGQWYVEDLGSTNGTYLDQQRVQGPLLVAPGQPIRIGQTVLELRS
- a CDS encoding DUF2662 domain-containing protein, translated to MGVLQRFERRLEGMVGLAFARVFKGKVHPAEIAKALQREATEQRKVMGEGRVLVPNVYAVRLGRTDYDNLSEWSEQLAAELADMVAEHVADEGFQTFGDIQVSLELDEELHTGVFEVASSVADPSRPARSQARASAVSAGLSDDWGGPVPGHGAPAPAAAPGAPPVPGRPPLPPLPPLRGRTPDTGAAPSVIGRSGQRPGVTHVLVVDGPGTRHVLTPGSNVIGRGTEADVRLPDTGVSRKHVDVVLEGPVAAVQDLGSTNGTLVNGRRVGRQPLADGDVIRIGHSVLVYRQDGA
- a CDS encoding aldose epimerase, with translation MGTPGATPDAEPWPTTEPLGAWLERGDARVAVDLRGGGLRRLAVGDWDVLDGYPTGVVPKGRRGGLLLPWPNRLRDGRWSWEGADLQLDTAGPGGHAMHGLLSWQPFDVLSRTQDTVTVGTVLEPRSGYPFRLAVALDYRLDPDRLSVTVRVRNVGTHDAPFGVGMHPYLHVGAEADGDIGLGVLDVPARTSLDVDGGLPTGGRSPFDGAVGRIADTELDTPLTDLVRDADGWARVRLSGPAGALELAVDQQWPWLQVYSGDTLPEGQRRRSLAVEPMTCPPNALADDADLVVLPAGQSWAGTWTLTWRPA
- a CDS encoding serine/threonine-protein phosphatase, with protein sequence MTLVLRYAARSDRGLIRGSNQDSVYAGPRLLAVADGMGGHAAGDVASKVVIAALEHLDDDAPSGDMLQLLRGAVFDGSEHLREVIRESPQLEGMGTTLTAVLFAGGRLALCHVGDSRAYLVRDGQLNQITHDDTFVQTLIDDGRITADEANSHPQRSLLLRALNGQDVEPDLSMREARAGDRYLICSDGLSGVVSHETMADALHDPDPQATADRLIELALRSGGPDNITVIVADVVDDDGSSRMDPVVDGAAGDNRGQREVDPRSAAGRAALADPRPATPTATATTSAPVQRRRPLRTALIALGTVLVLAAASVGAYLFVMSHWFVRSVDEGDVAVYRGVNASLLGLDLYRLDTPTELSLTDLTQAARSRVVDGIEAGDREDADRILANLLEQRLPVCSTPESTPESTPATTSAAPTTTPAPSSTPVDPSASAVPTTTAAPSTTTSPSTSARTQEPGVDCRVAG
- a CDS encoding DUF1707 domain-containing protein; this translates as MSEPQLRAADADRASVAEVLGTALHEGRLQVEEYDERLTAAYAARTHGELAALTADLPAALAPSAADGTTEDAEDLGAVWRHWAFVAALVWGIWLMSVLGTGDWLYPWPVWVVGPWGVALLARTVTTRRRTA